Proteins encoded by one window of Microcoleus sp. FACHB-68:
- a CDS encoding glycosyltransferase family 4 protein has product MKILLLSVHPPEGGGSAYSSQELASGLRCLGHEVLHLSPYKSVSPRAEYQGLNWFPADFPADIGISLQAQSDIDNYAQSAYLKHGPFDYVILGRESFLWHLPAIRRVHYDKPVVLICRGAYINRLASGDPIEEKLREQLLKLYRGCDLIVCIARHLAKSINRVVGVNNTFFLPNPIVLPSFNRAESKIPAAGEPIHLLMAAQIKPRKRPLDAIEIIRILVERQVDVHLTICGDGSDMKAMLNLINHYGLEKHILVKGRVDRQEVLSCLNRVETVLLCSENEGRPRILQEAIAAGKGVVAYDNAGSREVLTEWSTQWPLGRLISIGNTQAASQAILDLANYLRSRPEPLPPLQLPETLEVTYQYEAMLKALKSQPVAQAELRLV; this is encoded by the coding sequence ATGAAAATTCTGCTGCTAAGCGTTCACCCACCAGAAGGGGGTGGTTCAGCCTACTCAAGCCAAGAACTTGCGAGTGGATTGCGCTGCCTTGGCCATGAAGTTCTTCATCTATCGCCTTATAAATCGGTATCTCCCAGAGCCGAATATCAGGGATTAAACTGGTTTCCCGCTGATTTTCCTGCGGATATTGGCATTAGTTTGCAAGCTCAATCAGATATCGATAATTACGCTCAATCTGCTTATCTAAAGCACGGCCCTTTCGATTATGTAATCCTAGGTCGCGAGTCATTTCTTTGGCATTTGCCGGCTATCCGTCGTGTTCATTACGATAAGCCGGTTGTTCTCATCTGTCGGGGAGCATATATTAACCGTCTAGCTAGCGGCGATCCGATTGAAGAAAAGCTTAGAGAACAACTACTCAAACTATACCGGGGTTGCGATCTCATCGTTTGCATTGCTCGCCATCTTGCTAAATCTATAAATCGTGTGGTTGGGGTCAACAATACCTTTTTTTTACCTAACCCAATTGTACTGCCTTCGTTTAACCGGGCTGAGAGCAAAATACCGGCAGCCGGTGAGCCGATTCATTTATTGATGGCGGCTCAAATTAAGCCGAGAAAAAGACCTTTAGACGCCATTGAAATTATACGGATTTTGGTCGAGCGACAGGTTGATGTTCATCTGACTATTTGTGGGGATGGATCTGACATGAAAGCAATGTTAAATCTGATCAATCACTACGGCTTAGAAAAACATATTCTCGTTAAAGGTCGTGTTGACCGGCAGGAAGTGCTTTCTTGTCTCAATCGCGTAGAAACCGTTTTGCTTTGCTCAGAAAATGAAGGCCGGCCTCGCATCCTTCAAGAAGCCATTGCAGCCGGTAAGGGAGTTGTTGCCTACGATAATGCCGGTTCCCGCGAGGTTCTTACTGAATGGTCAACTCAATGGCCTTTAGGTCGTCTTATTTCGATTGGAAATACTCAGGCAGCGAGTCAGGCAATTTTAGATTTAGCCAACTATTTACGCTCAAGACCAGAGCCTTTGCCCCCACTACAATTGCCCGAAACTCTTGAAGTCACTTATCAATATGAAGCCATGTTAAAAGCTTTAAAAAGTCAGCCGGTCGCTCAAGCTGAACTGCGTCTGGTTTAA
- a CDS encoding DUF202 domain-containing protein — translation MQLMVKSVETEIQKPQQKNPSRVQAHLANERTYLAWMRTAISLMGFGVVIVRLRTFHPPILPHPGNGWKLGLLFSLVGLVTVLLSTHHYFSVCQHIEQDTYQPTDRWVILFSLAVTLLGAGVIYYVFTAPLSPMSFMVPE, via the coding sequence ATGCAATTAATGGTCAAATCCGTAGAAACCGAGATACAGAAGCCCCAGCAAAAGAATCCGTCGCGTGTGCAGGCTCATTTAGCGAATGAGCGCACCTACCTGGCATGGATGCGTACTGCGATTTCTCTGATGGGGTTTGGTGTTGTCATTGTCCGCCTTCGCACCTTTCATCCACCTATTTTGCCTCACCCTGGGAATGGTTGGAAGCTAGGTTTACTCTTTTCTCTGGTTGGCTTGGTAACTGTATTACTCTCCACCCATCATTACTTTTCCGTTTGCCAGCACATTGAGCAGGATACCTATCAACCAACAGATCGCTGGGTCATCCTGTTTAGCCTTGCTGTGACGCTTCTAGGAGCCGGCGTGATTTATTATGTTTTTACAGCACCCCTCAGCCCAATGAGTTTTATGGTGCCTGAGTAA